The region ccttttcccttttttcaacTAACAGGGAAAATTGTTCATACAGTCAAACTAGCACCAAACCATCGCCTTAAACAGTACATCATACTAATTAATAACTATATGTCGTGCTCTTCTACCTGCCACTAATATATAAACATTTAAAgctacgagcttatcaaagtcGATGACAACCCACCAACCAATACTTACCTTAGTGAAGAATACATCGCAATAAAAGAGCCTTCAGGCATCATTTAATTGATGAACAAGTTAGATCAAAATTATTATATAAAGATTTTAAATAACGATAAAATTATTTAGTagacattttatttttaatagatTTTTGGCTTATCGGACTAAAAATAAGACATGCATGATATAATATAACATCTGATTTTTTACACTAGACAGGTTGTGataaatcttttatttttcaattttaacctTACCTTTTTAGGGGATTTTGAGAAAAGAGCGTTGAAAGGGCATTTTTGTCATTTCAATATTATACCAAGACTAGTTATCGCATGGTTGTTATCCCACCTTGGTGATACAAAAATAATACAACAATTGTGACATAAATAATTTTGATTGCTAATTCCGAAATCAAAAGTTaaccaaacaaaaataaaataacccaAATATGTTGGTTTCTAGCTCAGTGGAATATCAGGTAATCTAATTATAATCTACAACTTCTTATTCACAAAAATGAGTAACACTAGCATTCAGAATTACAACATAGCCTCCAAATACTTGGtagaaaacaaaattatataaaCCGGAACCTGTTGTGCTAAATATGCCTTTTAACATAGAAAATTAACCTCATAAATAAGAAAGTGCTATTACTTTCACAAGTATCTATACTCTCTCTAAAGCATATCTTAGTCAACCAGGTCAGCTGGGAACTTCTTGTGGTCAATTACTTCAGCCAAAAACTCAAATTCAGTTCCCAAATTCCAACCATTCATGTTTGGTTTGCTAATGAGCTTTGCACTGGCTTTTTGCTAGAACataaaaaaagttcattttctCCTTCATCATTTTTACTGCTTGAGTTCACCTGCACTACTTTATTGAATATCGCGATTAGCATAAAAGagtttaattatttatacactAATTTATATTATTAAGTCATCTAAAAGATAACTACATGTATCTGCCAGAATAGGTTAAAACACGTAGATCAGGTTGCCTAAAAGATAACTACAAGTTACCGAAATGGAACCATTAACCAGAAAAGTAAGGCATGCTACCTGCTAGAACATGTTAAAATAAACTGATAAGTAAAATCTTTTACACTATCCTTAAATCCGAAAAAAGATTCATATTGCATGtaatctatgttgctcggactctttaAGCATGCCTCCGGgtgtgtgtcacaccccaaaaagtagtgcatttttttgaaaatccaacaCGTGTGCAACAACATTTTGAAGAATCGAACAAGCATAACATGTGATTAGGGGAAAAGAAAGTTCATCACCCTACCTCTTGCGTTTGCTTTTCTGAGAAGAAGATGTTGATGGATTGCTGTGCCAGTTCCTTTTTCTTTGGTTAATAAACCAATTGTTAATCTGCTTTAGTTGCAACCCTGTTTCTTGCACTAACCGTGCTTTGTCTTCCTCCTATAACATAAATTTTGTTAAACAAAAGTGAGATGTAGTAGTATAAACTAGGTCCTTTGAAATCTATAATAtgaactccttttttttttttttttttttttttggtacttaCAGTTGGATAAGGCCACTTGGAATGTGTTTGCCACCAAGCTTTCAAAACAGATGTAGTGTCACCAGGCAGCTTTCCTGCTCTTCTTTTGCGCAAAATTTCCTCTCTAATGTCAACAATCTTTTCCTTATAACCctttaatgaaaacaaaatcAGGAAACTCATTAgctaaaggggaaaaaaaaaattatctattGAATTGTATGATCATTTCACCTCAAAGTTTTAGCGTAAAGAAGACACACtgatatttatttaaattatgttTATAAAACCAGGGGTTCATAATTAGCCTATTAAAATATGATCCGCCTAATTTATTAACTCAGATTATTTTGACCTGTCCGATTGACCCATCAGAAaccttgtcaaaaaaaaatttgatacgTCATATGGAGTCATAATAATggtaattaaacaaattaattaaaacttgaTAAGAGTTGGGGGTTGGCCTATGACCCATTATTTAGCCCATTTTGACAACTCATTTCAGCCCAAATAACTTTTCAACGGAGTCAATAATCCGTCCCATTTATTAACTTAGATCATTTTGACCTGCTCAAGTTCAAGCCAACCCGCTCATTTGACACCCCTATTAATTACAACACATCTCTCAAGCATAGACCTGATTCTTTTTTATGAATAAGtgaataaaatcctttttgataATGGGTGATAGTGAACATTACAATTTACTTTATTATTATGGTTTCAACATTATCAAACCAGCCAAAGTTTTTAGGTTTCTTTACCTGTTTGAGCTCATGCTTGAGTTCTTGCCTAACACGCTCCATCAAGGACCTTTCACTTTCAGTAGGTACAAGTGGACCAAAACCCATGCTATCTGGTCCATCAAAACCTCCATCCAAAAAGTTTGTGTCACTATCAGCCtggtcatcatcatcatcagacATTGTTGCTCCTGTACCTTCCCCTGGTGCTACCCCTGTTAACAGATCATCATCTGTAATTATAAAGCctgcaacacacacacacttgccCTACATGCATATGTAATGGCAGAAAAAGCTGGACCAGACATTCTTTTATTCTCTTTTAAGCAATGACAACAACTGACTAATGAATGGATGAATACATAATACTAACATTACTAAGACAATAATATAATCTATgtttgctcggactcttcaaaaatgctgAGGGGTGCATGTCGGATTCACCATAGTACATTTTTTAAGAATTCCATATGGATGCAGCAATATTTTTGGACAAACATATAGTATCTTGAATATAAATGGCTGTATTATCAAACATTAAAGGGAGGAAAATAAAAATACCAATGAAAAGAAACAGCTGAGATACAGTATAAAATTGACATATGGTGTAAGCTTTCTACTTGAAAGtttaaaatcaagaaacaaaagaTAGGAAGGCTACAAGAGGAATAAGTTCAAAAGGAGAACTGAactgggaaaaaaataaaaagacacaGCAGACAATTATGTCACCTGTTAAGCTTTGTAGAGATTGTTCAAGCTCCCAACAAGCCATGACAGCTTCCATTGCATGGACGCGGACATGTTGTTGCAGTTGTTCTTTAAAGGAAGAGAGCAACAGAACATAATGTGTCTACATCAGAAGAAACAAAGACAAAAGGAAGAGACAAAGTAAATATTACATGAAATATGAGATAATATATTGCATCTCCAAATACAGCTATAAACTGATTCATTTTTTTGACCATAGAATTTGCTGTTAAGATTAAAAGGAGAATAAGGCAGAAATGTGTGCATGAACATGTTATTGCATATCAGAAACAATAAAAGCAAATACTAAAATAATGAGGGAAAATGTACAGGAAAATGATACCACTTGTGGTTCATAGTTTCTATTAAATTGGCAACATCATGCAACTAAAGAAGGAAATCTACACGGGACTAGACATTTCCACCAGATTAAGGATTCTGAAATTGTTAGTGTCTATGGATAAATGTACAGAGACTGGAAACAAAAAGAtgatttaaagatttcaaatcaTAAGACAAGAGTTAAATAGCAAGAGCATctttcaaaatatcatatacaaacttgctctttttcctttttaatttcttaaacaCAAAAGACAGCTAAATAGCAAGAGCATCCTTCAGAAAGCATATTCaaacttttattattattatttttttatgtccTAATCAAGCAGACGGTAAATATTCAATTTTTCATACTCTAGAGGTCAATTTCAAAATTTGCGAAAGATAAtccatttttcattcttcagtCCATTAAAAGAAACTATTCTTAGTTAACAGCTACTTCCACCACTACTACTGAGAGATCAACAGATAAAAATAAGACAGAACATTTTCACCTAGGGGTGAAAAAAAAGTGTGAAGGAGATTCTCCAAAGCACTCCCCCAACATTAGGGGTCAATTATTAGTGTGTACAGGATAAAAAGATTCCTCTTTTGATTTGACATCTAGATATTTCTATAAAGATCTTAATAGTTAGAACTCTCAGAAATATTCCTGTAGAAATATACTCAAGATGGAAGCACAGCCGAAAAGAACTTGTCCAGTTCCAAAATTCTCCAGTTCAAACCTTTTCTGTATTAGTTGGACAGAATCCATTGATGCAGAGAACATGATTAAGGAACCAGCATCCAAGGAAtcaaatttttgaaaaggtTTACGAGTTCATAAGGCCTAAAACCAAGAATGTCAAAGAACCGCATAACTAGTCTAACAACTAAGGAAGCTACTCACAGCCAAATTTTTACCTAGACCAAATTAATTATACTCATTGTAGGGGTTTACATTAGCGGCCCAGGATTTTCAATAAGGAATCagaatataagaaagtaaacCCATGAAGAAGCCAAGGCAAttcaacatataatatatatacataaaaatacagcCTATATATACCGTGTCATTTTCCGTCAAACGGGTATCAAATTGACACTTCTTGGACAAAGGTAGTTCCACAACTACAGGTTTATACGAATTGAGAGAATTgcgagaaaaaaaagagagagagactaAACTTGGTGCATATTGAAAGCAAGATCATTCTGCCACCTATAATACCCTGCCATATTTTCAAGATAAACCACACATATAACCAGAACATCAATCTCAAGCAAAAGCTGTTCTCTATGAACTAATTTCAGACAGGTGGTAACACAATCAACTGATTAATTCATAtcgaaaagttaaaagtttgGTAGGTTCTAAAGCAATCTTGAGATTGAAACACATATCATTAGAATGACAAGAGAAGCCAAAttaaaattaagctttttttcAACTCTCATCACTCTCCTACATCAGCTAACACAATAAAATAAAGCCCCCCATAAAAACTAAAGCCCAAGAATAAAAATTGTATTTTCCGCAACATCCAACCCATGCAATGACATCAACAACAGTCCATTCATTCCATTCCACAGTAACATTCGTCGATGACCTCAAAGTTCTATGACATAAGCTACAAAATCATCAAATACAGCCAAAAATATCTGCCGGCCGAGCTCACCTTTCAAgcatattataaatatattataagcCAAAGAAAAACACTTCACCATCCTCAATCCTCATACGACTGTTAAAGCATATTATAGATTACAGCTGTTAACATATcctattttttgtgaaaaattctGACATTAATCCCTATCTTTTTATAATAACAAACTACATAAGAAAAGTATAAACTAtaaaatatcaaacaaaatttaaatagCCTATAATTATCACTTAAAATTTGAAACTCAACACAAAGAATTAACAAATAAAGAAGAGGAAAGAAAATACATTTCTTcatctagatttttttttctcggtaATTAAACatgaaaattgaagtgaaaaacacacctgaactatcactCACAAtccaactatcagttgttcccttttcctacctaaactatcatcaTCTGTGTCTCTAAACgttgatagttgaggtgtgaaACTCGTGACAAAATCTGTTGGGTgcgggttcggccgaacccagaACCTTTGGTCCAAAccttatatttgtattaaaaaaaatccattgaatatatacaaattattaatctagaacccagtaactttaaAAAACTAAACTCCCGAACCCATAAACATCAAATCCTAGCTCCGCCTCTATCAAAAAGTAATAGTTcagtgtgtttttgaccattaactcaAAATTGAAACACGGAGATAGGTGCATATAGTAGATATTCATGTaagaaaaacttaaaattatgaacaaaaaaaaaataaggaatttttttttaccataaattGATCAAGTTCTTTATCATCAAGAGGTTGTTGACCTTGTCCAAGAACAGAGTATTTAGCCACCACATTCTGTGACTGTGCTAACTGTGCATCAATCCTAGGTAGTTGATCAACCGGCGTTGCGATTCGCAGGCATGACACGTGTGCAGACAGTAACTGATCATATAATGGATGGTTCAATATATCTGCTTTGCATTTCTCTCTCTCCCATGATGACTCCTCCTCATTAttactgttgttgttgttctcttCTCCTCCTgttgagaaaaataatttaaagttaaagaaaattaaaatttgttaggatttgatattttaatttatgtctAACCTAGTGATTGGCCATCGATTTTGGAttaaactttgaaaatttatcaTCAAATatctgtttggccatgaaatttgATCAGAGTT is a window of Lycium ferocissimum isolate CSIRO_LF1 chromosome 12, AGI_CSIRO_Lferr_CH_V1, whole genome shotgun sequence DNA encoding:
- the LOC132040035 gene encoding homeobox protein knotted-1-like LET12 isoform X1, producing MEFQDHFSQEMALHQQQQQQQHQNAGVLRSMLPESPQKSPPTWLNSSLLRQQQQQHSHFNAAANSPSSAAAAVAGGNNFLHLQTSNSDSSNSNQWLSPTAAAAGGHGAGELSESMNFAKKMSQQQQQHSGGGEENNNNSNNEEESSWEREKCKADILNHPLYDQLLSAHVSCLRIATPVDQLPRIDAQLAQSQNVVAKYSVLGQGQQPLDDKELDQFMTHYVLLLSSFKEQLQQHVRVHAMEAVMACWELEQSLQSLTGVAPGEGTGATMSDDDDDQADSDTNFLDGGFDGPDSMGFGPLVPTESERSLMERVRQELKHELKQGYKEKIVDIREEILRKRRAGKLPGDTTSVLKAWWQTHSKWPYPTEEDKARLVQETGLQLKQINNWFINQRKRNWHSNPSTSSSQKSKRKSSAGELKQ
- the LOC132040035 gene encoding homeobox protein knotted-1-like LET12 isoform X3, whose translation is MEFQDHFSQEMALHQQQQQQQHQNAGVLRSMLPESPQKSPPTWLNSSLLRQQQQQHSHFNAAANSPSSAAAAVAGGNNFLHLQTSNSDSSNSNQWLSPTAAAAGGHGAGELSESMNFAKKMSQQQQQHSGGGEENNNNSNNEEESSWEREKCKADILNHPLYDQLLSAHVSCLRIATPVDQLPRIDAQLAQSQNVVAKYSVLGQGQQPLDDKELDQFMTHYVLLLSSFKEQLQQHVRVHAMEAVMACWELEQSLQSLTGVAPGEGTGATMSDDDDDQADSDTNFLDGGFDGPDSMGFGPLVPTESERSLMERVRQELKHELKQGYKEKIVDIREEILRKRRAGKLPGDTTSVLKAWWQTHSKWPYPTEEDKARLVQETGLQLKQINNWFINQRKRNWHSNPSTSSSQKSKRKR
- the LOC132040035 gene encoding homeobox protein knotted-1-like LET12 isoform X2, which gives rise to MEFQDHFSQEMALHQQQQQQQHQNAGVLRSMLPESPQKSPPTWLNSSLLRQQQQQHSHFNAAANSPSSAAAAVAGGNNFLHLQTSNSDSSNSNQWLSPTAAAAGGHGAGELSESMNFAKKMSQQQQQHSGGGEENNNNSNNEEESSWEREKCKADILNHPLYDQLLSAHVSCLRIATPVDQLPRIDAQLAQSQNVVAKYSVLGQGQQPLDDKELDQFMTHYVLLLSSFKEQLQQHVRVHAMEAVMACWELEQSLQSLTGVAPGEGTGATMSDDDDDQADSDTNFLDGGFDGPDSMGFGPLVPTESERSLMERVRQELKHELKQGYKEKIVDIREEILRKRRAGKLPGDTTSVLKAWWQTHSKWPYPTEEDKARLVQETGLQLKQINNWFINQRKRNWHSNPSTSSSQKSKRKSAGELKQ